The Pseudomonas asiatica genome has a segment encoding these proteins:
- the mqo gene encoding malate dehydrogenase (quinone): MAQNESVDVVLVGAGIMSATLAVLLKELDPTLKLEVVEAMDSGAAESSNPWNNAGTGHAGLCELNYTPQAADGSIDIKKAVHINTQFEVSRQFWAYLSKKGNFGSARAFINPVPHLSYVEGDKGVSFLKKRYELLKQHHAFADMEYTEDKAVMNDWMPLMMPGRPADQHIAATRVLKGTDVNFGALTNKLLKLLGDSQDAQVKYSKKVVGLRRNGKGWTVSIKDVNSGGSREVDARFVFLGAGGAALPLLQLSGIPESKGFGGFPVSGQWLRCDNPEIVKQHQAKVYSQAAVGAPPMSVPHLDTRVVDGKKSLLFGPYAGFTTKFLKHGSLMDLPLSVRMGNIGPMLAVARDNMDLTKYLVSEVMQSMEQRLEALRRFYPQAKAEDWRLEVAGQRVQIIKKDPKKGGVLQFGTELVSAQDGSLAALLGASPGASVTVSIMLELIERCFPEQAKGAWAAKLKEIFPAREKTLATDAALYHKISADNDVALDLVESSPAAKHYA, translated from the coding sequence ATGGCGCAGAACGAATCGGTTGATGTGGTACTGGTAGGCGCGGGCATCATGAGTGCCACCCTGGCCGTACTGCTCAAGGAGCTCGACCCGACCCTGAAGCTTGAGGTCGTGGAGGCGATGGACTCCGGAGCCGCGGAAAGCTCCAACCCCTGGAACAACGCAGGCACCGGCCACGCCGGCCTGTGCGAGCTTAACTATACGCCCCAGGCCGCCGATGGCAGCATCGACATCAAGAAGGCCGTGCACATCAACACCCAGTTCGAGGTTTCGCGCCAGTTCTGGGCCTACCTGAGCAAGAAGGGCAACTTCGGCTCGGCACGTGCCTTCATCAACCCTGTCCCGCACCTGAGCTACGTCGAGGGTGACAAGGGTGTTTCCTTCCTCAAGAAGCGCTATGAGTTGCTCAAGCAGCACCATGCCTTCGCGGACATGGAATACACCGAAGACAAGGCCGTGATGAATGACTGGATGCCGCTGATGATGCCAGGCCGCCCGGCCGACCAGCACATCGCCGCCACCCGCGTGCTCAAGGGCACCGACGTCAACTTCGGCGCCCTGACCAACAAGCTGCTGAAGCTGCTGGGCGACTCGCAGGATGCTCAGGTCAAGTACAGCAAGAAGGTCGTCGGCCTGCGCCGTAACGGCAAGGGCTGGACCGTGAGCATCAAGGACGTCAACAGCGGCGGCAGCCGTGAAGTGGACGCCCGCTTCGTCTTCCTCGGCGCCGGTGGCGCGGCCCTGCCGCTGCTGCAGCTGTCGGGCATCCCGGAAAGCAAAGGTTTCGGCGGCTTCCCGGTCAGCGGCCAGTGGCTGCGTTGCGACAACCCGGAAATCGTCAAGCAGCACCAGGCCAAGGTCTACAGCCAGGCTGCGGTCGGCGCCCCACCGATGTCGGTACCGCACCTGGATACCCGCGTGGTCGATGGCAAGAAATCGCTGCTGTTCGGCCCCTATGCCGGCTTTACCACCAAGTTCCTCAAGCACGGTTCGCTGATGGACCTGCCGCTGTCGGTGCGCATGGGCAACATCGGCCCGATGCTGGCCGTGGCCCGTGACAACATGGACCTGACCAAGTACCTGGTCAGCGAAGTGATGCAGTCGATGGAGCAGCGCCTGGAAGCCCTGCGTCGCTTCTACCCGCAGGCCAAGGCCGAAGACTGGCGCCTGGAAGTGGCTGGTCAGCGCGTGCAGATCATCAAGAAAGACCCGAAGAAAGGCGGCGTTCTGCAGTTCGGTACCGAGCTGGTCTCGGCCCAGGACGGCAGCCTGGCTGCACTGCTCGGCGCATCGCCGGGTGCTTCGGTGACCGTGTCGATCATGCTGGAACTGATTGAGCGCTGCTTCCCCGAGCAGGCCAAAGGTGCCTGGGCTGCCAAGCTCAAGGAAATCTTCCCGGCTCGCGAGAAGACCCTGGCGACCGATGCTGCCCTGTACCACAAGATCAGTGCCGACAACGACGTTGCGCTGGACCTGGTGGAAAGCAGCCCGGCGGCCAAGCATTACGCCTGA
- a CDS encoding YajG family lipoprotein — protein sequence MLQRLLFGLIAVASLSLVGCAHSPQQLNPQPTLKAQLAPVGHGQPVVVRVVDGRASQSLGTRGGMYPETSTISVSGNDIVPKLQAQAEAAVRLLGFTPTPNAYNAPQLTVTLAELKYQSPKDNLYVTEATIGATFRADVSNGGRRYSGRYGASLDQRFGMAPNQETNTQLVGDVLSDALTRMFKDPTIGQVLGQ from the coding sequence ATGTTGCAACGTCTGTTGTTCGGTTTGATCGCCGTGGCCAGCCTCAGCCTGGTCGGTTGTGCCCACAGCCCGCAACAACTCAATCCGCAACCCACGCTCAAGGCCCAGCTCGCCCCGGTCGGCCATGGCCAGCCGGTAGTGGTCCGTGTGGTTGACGGCCGGGCCTCGCAGTCCCTGGGCACTCGCGGTGGCATGTACCCCGAGACCAGCACCATCAGCGTCAGCGGTAACGACATCGTGCCCAAGCTGCAGGCCCAGGCCGAAGCTGCCGTGCGCCTGCTCGGCTTCACCCCGACGCCGAACGCCTACAACGCGCCGCAGCTGACCGTGACCCTGGCCGAGCTGAAGTACCAGTCGCCGAAAGACAACCTGTACGTGACCGAGGCTACCATCGGCGCCACCTTCCGTGCCGACGTGTCCAATGGCGGCCGCCGCTACAGTGGCCGTTACGGCGCTTCGCTGGACCAGCGTTTCGGCATGGCGCCGAACCAGGAAACCAACACCCAGCTGGTGGGCGATGTGCTGAGCGATGCCCTGACCCGCATGTTCAAGGACCCGACCATCGGTCAAGTGCTGGGGCAGTAA